A window of the Equus asinus isolate D_3611 breed Donkey chromosome 20, EquAss-T2T_v2, whole genome shotgun sequence genome harbors these coding sequences:
- the LOC106831598 gene encoding olfactory receptor 51F2-like — translation MLVLNNTNAQPLTFFLTGIPGLRAALVWISIPFCLLYIIALSGNSMILFVILREQSLHEPMYYFLSILSTTDLTLSLCTLSTTLGVFWFEAREITLNACIAQMFFLHGFMFMESGVLLAMAFDRFVAICDPLRYSTILTNTRIAQIGGGMLIRNFAVMLPVVLLVKRLSFCSSTVLSLSYCYHVDLIQLSCTDNRINSIIGLIALFSTTGFDCPCILLSYVLIIRSVLSIASSEGQQKAFNTCISHISAVAIFYIPLISLSLVHCYGHSAPPFVHTIMANVFLLIPPVLNPIIYSVKTKQIRKAIVKVLIQKWLQM, via the coding sequence ATGTTGGTCCTCAACAACACCAATGCTCAGCCCCTGACCTTCTTCTTGACGGGGATCCCAGGCCTGAGAGCAGCCTTAGTCTGGATCTCTATCCCTTTTTGTCTCCTGTATATTATCGCCCTCTCTGGGAACAGCATGATCCTGTTTGTGATTCTCCGTGAGCAGAGCCTCCATGAGCCcatgtattatttcctttctattctttCAACCACAGACCTGACTTTGTCCCTGTGTACACTTTCCACTACCCTTGGGGTCTTCTGGTTTGAAGCCCGAGAGATCACCTTAAATGCCTGCATTGCCCAAATGTTCTTTCTCCATGGGTTTATGTTCATGGAGTCTGGGGTTCTTCTGGCCATGGCCTTCGATCGTTTTGTGGCTATCTGTGACCCACTGAGATACTCCACTATCCTCACCAATACCAGGATTGCCCAGATTGGCGGGGGGATGTTGATAAGGAATTTTGCTGTCATGTTACCAGTTGTACTCTTAGTCAAGAGGCTATCTTTCTGTAGTTCTACAGTCCTTTCACTTTCTTACTGCTACCACGTTGACCTAATTCAACTCTCATGCACAGACAACAGAATCAACAGCATCATTGGTCTGATTGCACTCTTCTCCACGACAGGGTTTGACTGCCCTTGCATCTTGCTCTCCTATGTCCTGATCATCCGCTCTGTGCTCAGCATTGCTTCTTCAGAGGGGCAGCAGAAGGCCTTCAACACTTGCATATCTCACATCAGTGCTGTTGCCATCTTCTACATCCCTCTCATCAGCTTGTCTCTTGTCCATTGCTACGGCCATTCAGCACCTCCATTTGTCCACACCATCATGGCCAATGTCTTCCTGCTCATCCCTCCTGTACTCAACCCTATCATCTACAGTGTGAAGACTAAGCAAATTCGAAAGGCTATTGTCAAAGTCTTAATTCAGAAGTGGCTCCAAATGTAA